In the genome of Pseudomonadota bacterium, one region contains:
- a CDS encoding DUF1933 domain-containing protein — protein sequence MIYSFFMTNKRKNIDSKTNLNRYYPLHLWKQFIINSYQVNIRTECIGEFDQYFAKLKKQALIVIGEIYNISALKKMMLPLERDVMLYSPAQVVLLLLSAFGEHALSLLEGCYTLVYFKQPNEVFVYTDLFSQMPCYYTKDSDDNIWITTEIKNLIGIEGIDLCLNSLRESKFFLNNPDKSNIFKNIKRIPSGMCLSISSLPDAQIKLHSYHNFYSKKPLFLSEEQATQIFEELFNQSIMDAIGNQTEISIPLSGGLDSSLVAALANKKVKKLWTVSIGREDANEFSFAQDVSKLLGSHHLEIFMELPSFIQALVHSVFYNEIYDGVCGEIHAPFYLMYKKISELGKTVLTGYGADMLFAGHATPSVDLSSLYERLWKGFQRVQWRGEFRPFVAQKWGIDVRHPFCSNKMIAFSLHLDPNLKIAKNHVKYLLRNFAMEKNYLPENICWREKIAIERASSIHKMFSDYLGISSNFGYEKKDQFMYSLFEKIFVHHVPIEDLDSPKTLKKLVNY from the coding sequence ATGATCTATTCTTTTTTTATGACAAATAAACGAAAAAATATAGATTCAAAAACGAATCTAAACCGCTATTATCCTTTGCACTTATGGAAACAATTTATAATAAACTCCTACCAAGTGAATATCCGAACGGAATGCATTGGAGAGTTTGATCAATATTTTGCCAAGTTAAAAAAGCAGGCTTTAATTGTTATTGGAGAAATTTATAATATTTCTGCCTTAAAAAAAATGATGCTCCCTTTAGAAAGGGATGTTATGTTGTATAGTCCGGCACAAGTTGTTCTCCTTTTATTATCGGCTTTTGGTGAGCATGCACTCTCTTTACTTGAAGGTTGCTATACATTGGTATACTTTAAGCAACCTAATGAAGTTTTTGTATATACGGATTTATTTAGTCAAATGCCCTGTTATTATACAAAAGATTCAGATGATAATATTTGGATAACCACCGAAATTAAAAACTTAATTGGAATAGAAGGAATAGACCTTTGCTTAAATTCTCTGAGAGAGTCTAAATTTTTTCTTAATAATCCTGATAAGTCAAATATTTTTAAAAACATAAAAAGAATTCCATCTGGAATGTGTTTATCAATTTCAAGTTTACCGGATGCACAAATTAAACTCCATTCCTATCATAATTTTTATTCAAAAAAACCTTTGTTTTTATCAGAAGAACAGGCAACACAAATATTTGAAGAACTTTTTAATCAATCTATTATGGATGCAATTGGAAATCAGACAGAAATTTCTATCCCATTATCTGGAGGATTAGATTCAAGCTTAGTTGCAGCTTTGGCAAATAAAAAAGTCAAAAAACTCTGGACTGTTTCTATAGGAAGGGAAGATGCTAATGAATTTTCTTTTGCTCAAGATGTTAGCAAGCTTCTAGGATCGCATCACTTGGAAATTTTTATGGAGTTGCCTTCATTTATCCAAGCCTTGGTTCATAGTGTGTTTTATAATGAAATTTATGATGGCGTTTGTGGAGAAATCCATGCCCCTTTTTATTTAATGTATAAGAAAATTTCTGAATTAGGAAAAACAGTACTAACAGGGTATGGAGCGGACATGTTGTTTGCTGGGCATGCCACACCCTCTGTTGATCTTTCTTCTTTATACGAAAGACTTTGGAAAGGTTTCCAGCGTGTTCAATGGCGCGGGGAATTTAGGCCTTTTGTAGCACAAAAATGGGGCATAGATGTACGTCATCCTTTTTGTAGCAACAAAATGATTGCTTTTAGCCTACATTTAGATCCAAATCTCAAAATTGCTAAAAATCATGTCAAATATTTATTGCGGAATTTTGCAATGGAAAAAAATTATCTTCCTGAAAATATTTGCTGGAGAGAAAAAATCGCGATTGAAAGGGCAAGTTCTATACACAAAATGTTTAGTGATTATTTGGGAATATCTTCTAATTTTGGATATGAAAAAAAAGATCAATTTATGTATAGTTTATTTGAAAAAATATTTGTTCATCATGTCCCGATAGAAGATCTTGATTCCCCAAAGACTTTAAAAAAACTAGTAAATTATTAA
- a CDS encoding amino acid adenylation domain-containing protein produces MQNFILCEASQYSVPFWLDWKLKPNDFQYHLQGIYTTKDYIDVAQLKRALNSLVNSNYNLRTLFFEEDDRLMQKIFQNQEVFLSCHEIKNKIQEKKTIKHAIQSPFNLITGPLYRFYLLKNISSGETTFIAIFHHIIVDGTQFDSLMSLLSDYYNEMQATKNDFQESIFLKEYLDFEKKNIGRFDPSIIAKKLSEFRENPKISLRGDSHSNYNTSRKQVQFVLSKKTLSKLINFSELHSFSVFNILLNVWALLLSRYLGQDKIVINFPASVKINKFKKIKLGLINTCFFRFNESGTFLEQLSQGRECINSRQDRFLPAVRTIKESLHYNLNMKKMFELSFSETSLRRCSPNLSSSMIAKPTSNMNASILSIKYQTIEEEIFLEINYESSRFSDDFVKRMGGHFENLLNKLLETPYVSTKEIGIITHLEYEKTIIAAHKTFKSKKRIPKVFDFFEKIAKKIPHECAILFKDQSISYQEIFSKITALAFFLEKKLQGFQQKNKIIAVCMDRSINQIISLMSIFKAGCIYLPIPLSYPKEKIIQILKESEVSIILTDKNFFQKIKDLVFFRESEVSILDEVSLIEFQNAHTIKATHNSESVNGYQDPIAYLIYTSGSTGNPKGVMIKHSSLTNLVQYFSKKLNISSKDKIIYMTSIGFDISLLEILLPLTKGAQLIIIPEEIRKDYIKLGDYINQSNATVIQATPSEWKILVNILKDPNIKILCGGEKLYETLATELFSKFKKVYNVYGPTETTIWSTCQKLTKNNYSIGRPISNTSVYVLDNYLNPLPPYVLGELYISGIGLAVGYFNKDNESKEKFLDNPFNQNTAGIYNKIYKTGDIACWNKSGQLEIIGRNDAQIKIRGHRIEIGEIETILNNFEHILQAIVIAKEHTLAQGHFEIQLIAYCIPKKPFNEESLFSYLGKKLPEYMIPRKIIKLKKFPLTSNGKIDRSAFPIPESFDTINIIPLKTIFEHQVSKLWADILNLTQDLIGLNTSFFEIGGNSISAGLLIYEIKKELNVDITFSEIVEYHTLKNFAQHIEKLLKKSPSKKQSKSFHPLYTDIESAHKITLENTINSFSSSIKNILLTGASGFVGIHLLHEILNNTDAHIYCLLRGNNYFEAQNSFIKHLEYYDLKDVLKNKRVHIILGDISLPRLGMKQTLWNDLAKKINVIYHCGAYVHHLHNYKLLRNTNVQSTIELLKFSTQCQLKHIHYISTLSTIFDIDQTQKIVHECSPMDWPHRDTEGYSLTKWVSEKILSDANKRGFRTTIYRLPNIFGHSKTGKGPRHRIHLLSFIKGCLQFGIAPKTNDARYILPVDIAAKFIILSSLMSNVVNGQTINMVQDRPISINMIFEWMINQGFPISLIPKSDWNEQVLSRITADNALTPLYEAYFQGKFNNMQRISSPDYTIVNKNFQVLLNNLKMPLPTYKQEYFYNYIKIL; encoded by the coding sequence ATGCAAAACTTTATTTTATGTGAAGCGAGTCAATATAGCGTCCCATTTTGGCTTGATTGGAAGCTTAAGCCTAATGATTTTCAATATCATTTACAGGGTATATACACAACAAAAGATTACATTGATGTCGCTCAATTAAAAAGAGCTCTTAATTCTTTGGTCAACTCCAATTACAATTTAAGAACACTTTTTTTTGAAGAAGACGATCGCCTCATGCAAAAAATATTTCAAAATCAAGAAGTTTTTCTATCTTGTCATGAAATAAAAAATAAAATTCAAGAAAAAAAGACTATTAAACATGCAATTCAATCCCCATTTAATCTTATAACTGGTCCACTATACCGTTTTTATCTTCTTAAAAATATCTCCTCAGGAGAAACCACTTTTATTGCAATTTTTCATCATATTATAGTCGATGGAACTCAATTTGATTCATTAATGAGTTTGCTATCAGATTATTATAATGAAATGCAGGCTACAAAAAACGATTTCCAAGAGAGCATCTTTTTAAAAGAATATCTCGACTTTGAGAAAAAAAACATTGGACGTTTTGATCCGAGTATCATAGCAAAAAAATTATCTGAATTTCGTGAAAATCCTAAAATATCTTTGAGAGGTGATTCACATTCTAATTATAATACTTCTCGAAAACAGGTTCAGTTTGTTCTCTCTAAAAAAACACTTTCTAAATTAATAAATTTTTCTGAACTTCACAGCTTTTCTGTTTTTAATATTTTGCTAAATGTTTGGGCACTTCTTCTTAGCCGTTATCTCGGGCAAGATAAAATCGTAATAAATTTTCCAGCTTCTGTAAAAATTAATAAATTTAAAAAGATAAAACTAGGCCTTATAAATACATGCTTTTTCCGTTTTAATGAGAGTGGAACATTTTTAGAACAATTGTCTCAAGGGCGGGAATGCATTAACTCCAGACAAGACAGGTTTTTACCAGCTGTCAGAACTATAAAAGAAAGCCTACATTATAACTTAAACATGAAAAAAATGTTTGAATTGAGTTTCTCTGAGACGAGCTTAAGGCGCTGCTCTCCTAATCTTTCATCTTCCATGATAGCAAAGCCTACAAGTAATATGAATGCTTCAATTTTATCCATAAAATATCAAACTATAGAAGAAGAAATTTTTCTTGAAATTAATTATGAGTCTTCCCGTTTTTCAGATGATTTTGTGAAAAGGATGGGAGGGCACTTTGAGAATCTTTTAAATAAGTTGCTTGAAACTCCTTATGTATCTACAAAAGAGATTGGGATTATTACACATTTAGAATATGAAAAAACAATCATAGCTGCTCATAAAACATTTAAATCAAAAAAAAGAATACCTAAAGTTTTTGATTTTTTTGAGAAGATTGCGAAAAAAATCCCCCATGAATGTGCTATTTTATTTAAAGATCAATCTATAAGTTATCAAGAGATTTTCTCTAAAATTACTGCATTAGCGTTTTTTTTAGAAAAGAAATTGCAAGGCTTTCAACAAAAAAATAAGATTATTGCCGTATGTATGGACAGAAGTATTAATCAAATAATTAGCTTAATGAGTATTTTTAAAGCTGGGTGTATATATTTGCCTATCCCACTTTCTTACCCAAAAGAAAAAATTATACAAATCTTAAAGGAAAGCGAAGTTTCTATAATCTTAACGGATAAAAATTTTTTCCAGAAAATCAAAGACCTCGTTTTTTTTAGGGAATCTGAAGTAAGTATTCTAGATGAAGTAAGTCTTATTGAGTTTCAAAATGCGCATACGATAAAGGCAACTCATAATTCAGAGTCTGTCAATGGGTATCAAGATCCAATTGCTTATCTTATTTATACCTCTGGCTCCACAGGAAATCCTAAAGGAGTTATGATCAAGCACAGCAGCCTTACAAATCTTGTCCAATATTTTTCAAAAAAGCTTAATATTTCTTCTAAAGATAAAATTATTTATATGACATCAATTGGGTTCGATATTTCACTCCTAGAGATCCTTCTTCCTTTAACGAAGGGAGCTCAACTTATTATAATACCAGAAGAAATTAGAAAAGATTATATTAAACTTGGTGATTATATTAACCAATCTAATGCTACTGTTATACAAGCAACACCCTCTGAATGGAAAATTCTTGTAAATATTTTGAAGGACCCAAATATAAAAATATTATGTGGAGGAGAAAAATTATATGAAACGTTAGCGACGGAGCTTTTTTCTAAATTTAAGAAGGTTTACAATGTTTATGGGCCTACAGAAACGACCATTTGGTCAACCTGTCAAAAACTAACAAAAAATAATTATTCTATTGGTAGGCCCATTTCAAATACATCTGTATACGTCTTAGATAATTATTTAAATCCTCTTCCTCCTTACGTTTTAGGGGAACTTTACATTAGTGGGATAGGTTTAGCAGTTGGTTATTTTAATAAAGATAATGAATCAAAAGAGAAATTTTTGGATAATCCTTTTAATCAGAACACGGCAGGTATCTATAATAAAATATATAAAACAGGCGATATCGCATGTTGGAATAAAAGTGGACAACTTGAAATCATAGGAAGAAATGATGCTCAAATTAAAATTAGAGGGCACAGGATTGAGATTGGAGAAATAGAAACAATTTTAAATAATTTTGAACATATTTTACAAGCAATTGTCATAGCAAAAGAACATACCTTGGCACAGGGTCACTTTGAAATACAGCTTATAGCTTATTGTATTCCAAAAAAACCTTTTAATGAAGAATCACTATTCTCTTATCTTGGCAAGAAGTTACCGGAATATATGATTCCACGCAAAATTATAAAATTAAAAAAATTTCCCCTTACCTCCAATGGAAAAATCGATAGAAGCGCTTTCCCCATTCCAGAATCCTTTGATACCATAAATATAATTCCGCTTAAAACCATTTTTGAGCATCAGGTTTCTAAACTATGGGCAGATATATTAAATTTAACTCAAGACCTTATTGGTTTAAATACCAGTTTTTTTGAAATTGGAGGAAATTCAATTTCTGCAGGGCTTTTAATTTATGAAATAAAGAAAGAATTGAATGTTGATATAACATTTTCTGAGATAGTTGAATATCATACACTTAAAAATTTTGCACAGCACATTGAAAAACTTTTAAAGAAATCACCTTCAAAAAAACAGTCTAAATCTTTCCATCCATTATATACAGATATTGAAAGTGCACATAAAATAACTTTAGAAAATACTATAAATTCTTTTTCTTCTTCCATAAAGAATATTCTTTTGACAGGAGCAAGCGGATTTGTTGGAATACATCTACTCCATGAAATTCTGAATAACACAGATGCCCATATTTATTGTTTGTTACGCGGAAACAATTATTTTGAAGCACAGAATTCTTTTATAAAGCACTTAGAATACTATGATCTTAAAGATGTTCTAAAAAATAAAAGAGTACATATTATTTTGGGAGATATTTCCTTACCTCGTTTAGGAATGAAGCAAACTCTTTGGAATGATTTAGCAAAAAAGATAAATGTTATTTACCATTGTGGAGCTTATGTTCATCATTTACACAATTATAAACTCCTCAGAAATACCAATGTTCAAAGCACTATAGAATTGCTCAAATTCAGTACGCAATGCCAATTAAAACATATTCATTATATATCAACGTTAAGTACAATCTTTGATATAGATCAAACCCAAAAAATTGTGCATGAATGTTCTCCTATGGATTGGCCACATAGAGATACAGAGGGATATTCTTTAACAAAATGGGTCTCTGAAAAGATATTGAGTGATGCCAACAAAAGGGGATTCAGAACAACGATTTATCGGTTACCTAATATCTTTGGGCATAGCAAAACTGGGAAGGGACCAAGACATCGGATACACTTATTATCTTTTATAAAAGGATGTCTTCAATTTGGAATTGCTCCAAAAACAAATGATGCGAGATATATACTTCCTGTAGATATAGCAGCAAAGTTTATTATTCTTTCATCTTTAATGAGTAATGTCGTAAATGGTCAAACTATTAACATGGTGCAAGACAGACCAATTTCAATAAATATGATTTTCGAATGGATGATTAATCAAGGATTTCCAATCTCTTTAATACCCAAATCAGACTGGAATGAACAAGTTCTGTCAAGAATAACTGCTGATAATGCTCTTACACCTTTGTATGAAGCTTATTTTCAGGGAAAATTTAATAATATGCAGCGAATTTCTTCACCTGATTATACGATTGTCAATAAAAATTTTCAAGTTCTTCTGAACAATTTGAAAATGCCTCTTCCAACTTATAAGCAAGAATATTTCTATAATTATATTAAAATACTTTAA
- a CDS encoding MATE family efflux transporter — MSTAILKITKDLRKTVYPSILLTINQTIHILGRIIIVAILAKVSKETFAASAFIFSILSLSTLSYYFLSAISLLIRRSLNENDTHKTQLIVQSSFLVSIMLGILIIGFFFYLNPILRIFNLPNQIIPIVIDFFKSYSYAVIPICIFYALQSIFIGLSSYYWVILSNIISTTITIFFIYMGSLGKFGLSEFNVDMIGYMFLVYGILGTLIMGIPLFRYFSLDLFKFKIKKCFEKIGDILRLGFVISLQNAYELILQFININMVGWLTLDCVAIQHFFNQYKLCAVMFIIGCSQATSLAVSQYFNSPFSNNIKKQIKYHLLIGTLIITILVIGIWIFFEYLALYYLGKIYIEQKALIHKLFLMITLGLFIYMFRNLCFAALRGLFDNVKPLYFCISINFLFGIPLDYYLAFTLNLGIIGINIGAILTTTILGILLFVRLKNKIKDHEASGSQKLAVSQTTKFKVF; from the coding sequence ATGTCCACTGCAATTCTCAAAATTACAAAAGATTTAAGGAAAACAGTGTATCCAAGTATTCTATTAACGATTAATCAAACTATTCACATATTGGGTAGAATAATTATCGTGGCTATCTTAGCAAAAGTTAGCAAAGAAACTTTTGCTGCAAGTGCTTTTATTTTTAGTATTTTAAGTTTATCGACTTTGTCCTATTATTTTCTTTCAGCAATATCTCTTTTAATTAGACGATCTTTAAATGAAAATGATACTCATAAAACACAATTGATAGTTCAATCATCGTTTCTAGTAAGTATAATGCTTGGTATTTTAATCATTGGTTTCTTTTTTTATTTAAACCCAATACTTAGAATATTTAATCTCCCAAATCAAATAATCCCTATTGTTATAGATTTTTTTAAATCTTATTCTTATGCAGTTATTCCAATTTGTATTTTTTATGCTTTGCAAAGTATTTTTATAGGCTTGTCTTCTTATTATTGGGTAATTTTAAGCAACATTATTTCAACAACAATAACAATTTTTTTTATTTATATGGGTTCCTTAGGAAAATTTGGGCTTTCGGAATTTAATGTTGATATGATTGGTTATATGTTTTTAGTATATGGAATATTAGGAACATTGATAATGGGCATTCCACTTTTTCGTTATTTTTCCTTAGATTTATTTAAATTTAAAATTAAGAAATGCTTTGAGAAAATAGGAGATATTTTGCGACTTGGCTTTGTAATTAGTCTCCAAAACGCGTATGAGCTTATTCTTCAATTCATTAATATTAATATGGTGGGATGGTTAACTTTAGATTGTGTAGCTATTCAGCATTTTTTTAACCAGTATAAATTATGTGCAGTTATGTTTATAATTGGGTGTTCACAAGCAACTAGCCTTGCCGTATCTCAATATTTTAATAGTCCATTCTCTAACAACATAAAGAAACAAATAAAATATCATCTTCTTATAGGAACTTTAATTATTACGATACTGGTTATTGGTATTTGGATTTTCTTTGAATATTTAGCATTATATTACCTTGGGAAAATTTATATCGAGCAAAAGGCACTAATTCACAAATTATTCCTCATGATAACTTTAGGTCTCTTTATTTATATGTTTAGAAACCTTTGTTTTGCTGCCTTAAGAGGATTGTTTGATAACGTAAAACCTTTGTATTTTTGTATCAGTATAAACTTTCTTTTTGGAATTCCCTTAGATTACTATCTGGCATTTACTTTGAATTTAGGTATAATTGGAATTAACATCGGAGCAATATTGACGACAACAATTTTGGGAATTTTATTGTTCGTTAGGCTTAAGAATAAAATTAAAGATCATGAAGCTTCAGGCTCTCAGAAGCTGGCTGTTTCTCAAACAACCAAATTTAAAGTATTTTAA
- the gap gene encoding type I glyceraldehyde-3-phosphate dehydrogenase, with protein MAIRIAINGFGRIGRMILRAFLEARAQNPHVYKDLEFVAINDLGNVETNAHLFKYDSIHGIFPGSVETKNGDLCIDSLTIKTFAIATPSNLPWKELKIDIVFECSGHFTERSKAEEHLKAGAQKVLISAPAEGADLTVVYGVNQNKLKATDQIISNASCTTNCLAPIAFVLDKHIGIERGYMTTVHAFTGDQSLVDSIHKDLRRARAATLSMIPSTTGAARAVGLVLPELKGKLDGTSIRVPVANVSLVDLTFISKRPVTVEEINEIMKKSSEEKELKGILDISSLPLVSTDFNHCKASATFDTTQTQVVEHTFCRVLAWYDNEWGFSNRMLDTSLAIAKTFQK; from the coding sequence ATGGCTATACGCATTGCGATTAATGGTTTTGGACGAATCGGACGCATGATTTTACGGGCCTTTTTGGAAGCGCGGGCACAAAATCCACATGTTTATAAAGATCTTGAATTTGTGGCTATTAATGACTTAGGAAATGTTGAAACAAATGCCCATCTTTTTAAATATGATTCCATCCATGGCATATTTCCTGGCTCTGTCGAAACGAAAAATGGAGATCTGTGCATAGATAGTCTTACCATTAAAACTTTTGCAATCGCTACGCCTTCTAATCTGCCTTGGAAAGAATTAAAAATTGATATTGTTTTCGAATGCTCAGGACATTTTACCGAACGTTCAAAAGCAGAAGAACATCTTAAAGCAGGAGCTCAAAAAGTTCTGATTTCTGCACCTGCTGAAGGAGCCGACTTAACAGTTGTATATGGAGTTAATCAAAATAAGCTTAAAGCTACAGATCAGATTATTTCAAATGCTTCCTGTACAACAAATTGTCTTGCCCCTATTGCTTTTGTTCTTGATAAACATATTGGAATTGAACGGGGGTATATGACCACGGTTCATGCCTTTACAGGAGATCAATCCCTCGTTGATAGCATTCATAAAGATTTAAGACGGGCACGTGCTGCAACTCTTTCTATGATTCCGTCAACGACCGGAGCGGCCCGTGCAGTTGGATTGGTTCTTCCTGAACTTAAAGGAAAACTAGATGGAACTTCCATTCGTGTTCCTGTTGCAAATGTTTCTTTAGTTGACTTAACGTTTATTTCAAAACGCCCTGTCACAGTTGAAGAAATTAATGAAATTATGAAGAAATCTTCTGAGGAAAAAGAGTTAAAAGGTATTCTAGATATTTCTTCTCTTCCCTTGGTATCAACTGATTTCAATCATTGTAAAGCAAGTGCAACCTTTGATACAACCCAGACTCAAGTGGTCGAGCATACTTTTTGTAGAGTTCTTGCGTGGTATGATAATGAATGGGGGTTTTCGAATCGTATGCTTGATACATCTCTCGCCATTGCAAAAACATTTCAAAAATAG
- the tkt gene encoding transketolase, translating into MFKDLSPSFLLQMSNCIRFLSIDAIEKAQSGHPGMPMGMADVATVLFTKFLKFNAQDPLWPDRDRFVLSAGHGSMLLYSLLYLNGYKDMSLEDLKHFRELNSKTAGHPEFGFASGIETTTGPLGQGLANAVGMALAEEILRATFGSDLVNHHTYTIVGDGCLMEGISQEAISLAGHFKLSKLIVLFDDNHISIDGDTSLSTSDNTRQRFEASGWHVQQIDGHSFVEIENALQKAQENSMPSLIACRTKIAFGAPTKEGTSKAHGAPLGPDEVAKTRINLNWSSPPFEIPETLLNAWRENGIRSEITLKNWEKRCTLSPLSSDFNRRLKKELPAGWEESLVPLIAQIIKDRPKLATRQCSQKVLDHLVPIIPELIGGSADLTESNNTKAQKADVISPPNFKGQYIHYGIREHGMAALMNGLALHGGIIPFGGTFLIFSDYLRPALRLSALMGIQVIYVLTHDSIGLGEDGPTHQPIEHLSSLRMIPNLFVFRPADGVETAECWAVALKMSHAPSVLALSRQGLPTLRQDASWSPSQNLSERGAYILKDTSFKTRKITLLATGSEVSLALEAQKELEQLSIPTAVISMPCAELFDAQDPAYKESVLGKETLKISIEAGCGDSWAKYTGNFEHHIGINTFGASGKGPDVMKHFGFTSENIIKFVKHLLEKGK; encoded by the coding sequence ATGTTTAAAGACCTTTCTCCAAGTTTCCTTTTACAAATGAGCAATTGCATTCGTTTTTTAAGTATTGATGCTATTGAAAAAGCTCAATCTGGTCATCCAGGAATGCCCATGGGGATGGCAGATGTTGCAACAGTCCTTTTTACAAAATTTCTTAAGTTTAATGCGCAGGATCCCCTTTGGCCAGATCGCGATCGATTTGTTCTCTCAGCAGGCCATGGATCGATGCTTCTTTATTCTCTTCTTTATCTCAATGGGTATAAAGATATGTCCCTCGAAGATTTAAAGCATTTCAGAGAATTAAATTCAAAGACAGCAGGACATCCAGAATTTGGATTTGCCTCTGGCATCGAAACAACAACGGGTCCTCTCGGTCAAGGACTTGCAAATGCCGTTGGAATGGCCTTAGCAGAAGAAATTCTACGAGCAACTTTTGGATCTGACCTCGTGAATCACCATACTTACACCATTGTTGGAGATGGTTGTTTAATGGAAGGCATATCTCAAGAGGCAATTTCTCTAGCAGGCCATTTTAAACTTTCAAAACTGATTGTTCTTTTTGATGATAATCATATATCAATTGATGGTGACACGTCTCTTAGTACTTCTGATAACACACGTCAAAGGTTTGAAGCTTCAGGATGGCATGTTCAACAAATTGATGGGCATTCTTTCGTTGAAATCGAAAATGCTCTCCAAAAAGCACAAGAAAATTCTATGCCCTCCTTGATTGCCTGCCGTACAAAAATTGCTTTTGGAGCGCCAACAAAAGAAGGAACATCAAAAGCGCATGGCGCGCCACTTGGGCCTGATGAAGTTGCAAAAACACGTATAAATTTAAATTGGTCTTCTCCGCCTTTTGAAATCCCAGAAACACTTTTAAATGCTTGGAGAGAGAATGGAATTCGTTCTGAAATAACTTTAAAAAATTGGGAAAAAAGATGCACTCTTTCTCCTCTTTCAAGTGATTTCAATCGACGCTTAAAAAAAGAACTTCCTGCAGGATGGGAAGAAAGCCTTGTTCCCCTTATAGCACAAATTATAAAGGATCGTCCTAAGCTTGCAACACGTCAATGTTCTCAAAAAGTTTTAGATCACCTTGTTCCTATCATCCCTGAGCTCATTGGAGGATCCGCAGATTTAACCGAATCCAATAACACAAAAGCTCAGAAGGCTGATGTCATTTCACCTCCTAATTTTAAAGGACAATATATTCATTATGGGATTCGTGAACATGGTATGGCAGCTTTGATGAATGGTCTTGCACTTCATGGAGGGATCATTCCCTTTGGCGGAACATTTCTTATTTTTAGTGATTATTTAAGACCTGCTCTAAGACTTTCTGCGCTGATGGGAATTCAAGTTATATATGTTTTAACGCATGACTCTATTGGACTTGGAGAAGATGGTCCCACACACCAGCCCATTGAGCATCTCTCTTCTTTACGGATGATCCCGAATCTTTTTGTCTTTCGTCCAGCCGATGGCGTAGAAACGGCAGAATGTTGGGCTGTTGCTCTTAAAATGTCACATGCTCCTTCCGTTCTTGCTTTAAGCCGGCAAGGGCTTCCCACACTTCGGCAAGATGCTTCTTGGTCTCCTTCTCAGAATTTATCAGAACGCGGAGCATATATTTTGAAAGACACTTCTTTCAAGACAAGAAAAATAACACTTCTTGCAACAGGATCGGAAGTTTCTTTGGCTCTTGAGGCTCAAAAAGAGCTTGAACAACTTTCCATTCCAACTGCTGTCATTTCAATGCCGTGTGCAGAGCTCTTTGATGCTCAAGATCCCGCTTACAAAGAATCTGTCCTCGGGAAAGAAACTTTAAAAATTTCAATTGAAGCAGGATGCGGCGATTCATGGGCGAAATATACTGGAAATTTTGAACATCATATTGGGATTAATACATTTGGAGCTTCTGGAAAAGGCCCAGATGTTATGAAACATTTTGGATTCACATCAGAAAATATTATAAAATTTGTTAAACATCTCTTAGAAAAAGGAAAATAA